In a genomic window of Agarivorans albus:
- the rpiA gene encoding ribose-5-phosphate isomerase RpiA, which translates to MTQDEMKKAAGWAALEYVQEDTIVGVGTGSTVNHFIDALATMKDSIKGAVSSSEASTEKLLAYGIEVFDLNSVSDLSVYVDGADEINEQNHMIKGGGAALTREKIIAAVADQFICIVDNTKEVPVLGNFPLPVEVIPMARSYVARELVKLGGDPVYREGVVTDNGNVILDVHNMKIVDPVKMERDINAIVGVVTNGLFAARGANEVIIGTPEGAKKR; encoded by the coding sequence ATGACACAAGATGAAATGAAAAAAGCCGCTGGCTGGGCCGCATTGGAATATGTTCAAGAAGACACCATTGTTGGCGTAGGCACAGGCTCTACCGTGAACCATTTCATTGACGCCTTAGCGACCATGAAAGACAGCATTAAAGGGGCGGTTTCAAGCTCTGAAGCGTCTACCGAAAAGCTACTCGCTTATGGCATTGAAGTGTTTGATTTAAACAGTGTGAGTGACTTGTCGGTTTACGTAGACGGTGCCGATGAAATCAACGAACAAAACCACATGATCAAGGGCGGTGGTGCAGCCCTAACTCGTGAAAAGATTATTGCCGCTGTTGCCGACCAATTTATCTGTATCGTAGACAATACCAAAGAAGTGCCAGTATTAGGTAACTTCCCTCTTCCGGTTGAAGTGATTCCAATGGCCCGTAGCTATGTAGCGCGCGAGCTGGTTAAGCTTGGCGGCGACCCAGTTTACCGTGAAGGTGTAGTAACCGATAACGGTAACGTGATCTTAGATGTTCACAACATGAAGATTGTAGATCCAGTGAAAATGGAACGCGACATTAACGCCATTGTAGGTGTAGTAACTAATGGCCTATTTGCAGCTCGCGGCGCAAATGAAGTGATCATTGGCACCCCAGAAGGCGCGAAAAAACGCTAA
- a CDS encoding 5-formyltetrahydrofolate cyclo-ligase: MPQLDPRQQLRKQIRLQRSALSPLQQLEASQAILEYLQDDPEFIPMQRVALYLAFDGELDLSLLINCLWQQGKQVYVPLVDPTKNGEMCFHRYQASSPLQANRFGIGEPIFDAKQVIDAQQLDLILAPLVAFDSQGNRLGMGGGYYDRLLAQISGDKPLVIGLAHDCQQINEVPVQAWDQPLKRIITPSRYWCW; encoded by the coding sequence ATGCCCCAGCTAGATCCTCGCCAGCAATTACGCAAACAGATACGCCTACAACGTAGCGCCTTAAGCCCTTTGCAACAGCTAGAGGCCAGCCAAGCCATTCTTGAATACTTGCAGGACGATCCCGAGTTTATTCCGATGCAACGGGTAGCGCTCTATTTAGCCTTTGACGGCGAGCTTGATTTAAGCTTGCTGATTAATTGTTTATGGCAACAAGGCAAACAGGTTTATGTGCCCCTAGTTGACCCCACGAAAAATGGCGAGATGTGCTTTCATCGTTACCAAGCCAGCAGCCCCTTACAAGCCAATAGATTTGGCATTGGCGAACCCATCTTCGATGCCAAACAGGTAATTGACGCTCAGCAACTGGATTTAATCCTAGCCCCCTTGGTAGCCTTTGACTCGCAGGGTAACCGCCTAGGCATGGGTGGCGGCTACTACGACCGCTTGCTGGCACAAATTAGTGGAGATAAACCTTTAGTTATTGGCCTTGCTCACGATTGCCAGCAAATAAACGAAGTGCCGGTGCAAGCATGGGATCAACCACTTAAACGGATTATTACTCCTAGCAGATATTGGTGCTGGTAA
- a CDS encoding YebC/PmpR family DNA-binding transcriptional regulator: MGRSFEVRKASMAKTAGAKTKVYSKYSKEIYVIAKNGGADLEANLQLRSVVDRAKKDQVPSHVIDKAIDKAKGGAGEDYVPARYEGYGPGGCMVIVDCLTDNNSRTFTDVRQAFVKTKSKIGNQGSVAHMFDHQAIFAFKGDDEDAILEILLMDDVEVTDVESEDGMITVFAPHTEYFKVKTSLTQALPELEFELEEISFIPQNYTTISGDDVAMFEKFQAMLDDCDDVQNVYHNVEQE; this comes from the coding sequence ATGGGCAGAAGTTTTGAAGTACGTAAGGCCTCAATGGCCAAAACCGCTGGTGCAAAAACCAAGGTTTATTCTAAATACAGTAAAGAAATCTACGTTATCGCTAAAAATGGCGGTGCCGATCTAGAAGCTAACTTACAACTACGCAGTGTTGTAGACCGCGCTAAAAAAGATCAAGTTCCTAGTCACGTAATCGATAAAGCTATCGACAAAGCCAAAGGCGGCGCTGGCGAAGACTACGTTCCAGCACGTTACGAAGGTTACGGCCCAGGCGGCTGTATGGTAATTGTTGACTGCTTAACCGATAACAACAGCCGTACCTTTACCGACGTTCGCCAAGCCTTTGTAAAAACCAAATCTAAAATTGGTAACCAAGGCAGCGTGGCGCATATGTTTGACCACCAAGCTATTTTTGCCTTTAAAGGTGACGACGAAGACGCCATTCTAGAAATCCTATTAATGGACGACGTGGAAGTTACCGATGTAGAAAGTGAAGACGGTATGATTACCGTATTTGCTCCACACACTGAATACTTCAAAGTTAAAACTTCATTAACTCAAGCCTTGCCTGAGTTAGAGTTTGAACTAGAAGAAATTAGCTTTATTCCGCAAAACTACACCACTATTAGCGGTGATGACGTAGCGATGTTCGAGAAATTTCAAGCCATGCTTGATGACTGTGACGACGTGCAAAACGTGTATCACAACGTAGAGCAAGAATAA
- a CDS encoding outer membrane lipoprotein-sorting protein has protein sequence MFSLFKLWLLGSLFSIGLVQANEEVSLRLLEADSYRLQSASAKVVTEVSQFDKQQLKKKHRYNVYIRPERESLVVFKAQSELGQKMLMLGDNYWLLMPNSRRPIRITPMQKLLGEASVGDISTLTWSEDYQGELGEISELDGVTALHLQLQAKTSGASYQKIDLWVDHRSNFPLKADLYLKSGKLAKQAYFEQGQRDGRTVVKTMTLVDSIQTNKSTVIDYESVQAHSLADKYYNPAYLSKQSLEQL, from the coding sequence ATGTTTAGTCTATTTAAACTGTGGTTATTAGGTAGCTTATTTAGCATTGGTTTAGTGCAAGCGAATGAGGAAGTTAGCCTTCGCTTGCTTGAAGCCGACAGTTACCGCTTACAAAGCGCATCGGCCAAAGTAGTCACCGAGGTGAGTCAATTTGATAAACAGCAGCTAAAAAAGAAACACCGTTACAACGTGTATATTCGCCCAGAACGCGAATCATTAGTGGTATTTAAAGCGCAATCGGAGCTGGGGCAAAAAATGCTGATGCTTGGCGACAATTACTGGCTGCTTATGCCAAATAGCCGCAGGCCAATTCGCATTACACCCATGCAAAAGCTATTGGGAGAAGCCTCGGTAGGCGACATATCAACCCTCACCTGGAGTGAAGACTACCAAGGCGAATTGGGTGAAATTAGTGAGTTAGATGGGGTAACGGCTCTGCACTTACAATTACAGGCTAAAACCAGTGGTGCCAGCTATCAAAAAATAGACTTGTGGGTGGATCACCGCAGCAATTTTCCACTTAAAGCCGACCTCTACTTAAAGTCTGGCAAACTGGCAAAACAAGCTTACTTTGAGCAAGGCCAGCGAGATGGTCGAACCGTAGTAAAAACCATGACCTTGGTTGATAGCATTCAAACCAATAAAAGCACGGTTATTGATTACGAGTCGGTACAAGCGCATAGCCTTGCCGACAAATACTATAACCCTGCCTATTTAAGTAAGCAGTCTTTAGAGCAACTTTAA
- a CDS encoding ABC transporter permease, protein MRRLKHALLNVQRNRRRSIMSVLIIAIAVMALVTSGGFGLFTYQSLAEAAARDTGHLTLSSPEYFNQQEDTPLQYGLANWQQQRQDLMALNGIKAVQPRIEFSGLISNGDKSAIFVGQGVLPSEFTQKGPFLDLKAGQLLTQQSDQDLPQILLGDELARNMKVQPGDWLTLLSTTTEGALNAFDFTVQGIVSTGVPEMDKRLVYISLSDSQALLATDKVSLMSVFAFANQDISQLKQQVEQQQPSLLVTPWWEQAFFYEAVKGLYNRIFGVMGFIMALVVFVSLFNTLSMSVTERTREIGTLSALGTANSEQLIGFVLEAVVLALIGSLIGVLLSGSVSLTLLFADIQMPPPPGRSVGYPLHITFSFMLAAIVSLGVVCICALASAIAANKGLKKPITEALIYV, encoded by the coding sequence ATGCGTCGCCTAAAACATGCATTACTTAATGTGCAACGAAATCGCCGCCGCAGCATTATGTCGGTGCTTATTATCGCCATTGCCGTAATGGCCTTGGTCACCTCTGGCGGATTTGGCTTGTTTACCTATCAATCGCTAGCCGAAGCCGCCGCACGCGACACAGGCCATTTAACCTTGTCTAGCCCAGAGTATTTTAACCAGCAAGAAGATACTCCCCTGCAATATGGCTTAGCGAATTGGCAACAGCAGCGCCAAGACTTAATGGCCTTAAACGGCATAAAAGCGGTGCAACCTCGCATCGAATTTAGCGGCCTAATTAGCAACGGCGACAAATCGGCAATTTTTGTAGGCCAAGGCGTATTGCCCAGCGAGTTCACCCAGAAAGGGCCCTTTTTAGACCTAAAGGCTGGTCAATTGCTCACTCAGCAAAGTGATCAAGACTTGCCACAAATTCTGCTAGGCGACGAGTTAGCTCGCAACATGAAGGTACAACCTGGTGATTGGCTAACGCTGCTTAGCACCACCACAGAGGGCGCGCTAAATGCCTTCGACTTTACCGTGCAAGGCATTGTTTCTACTGGTGTTCCAGAGATGGACAAACGCCTAGTGTATATCTCCTTAAGTGATAGCCAAGCCCTGCTCGCCACCGATAAGGTGAGCTTAATGTCGGTATTTGCATTTGCCAATCAAGATATTAGCCAGCTCAAACAACAAGTTGAACAACAGCAACCAAGTTTGTTGGTAACGCCATGGTGGGAACAGGCCTTCTTCTACGAAGCAGTAAAAGGCTTGTACAACCGCATCTTTGGAGTGATGGGCTTTATTATGGCGCTAGTGGTGTTTGTGTCGTTATTTAATACCTTGAGCATGTCGGTCACTGAGCGAACCCGAGAAATAGGCACCCTATCAGCCCTGGGCACTGCCAATTCGGAACAGCTAATTGGCTTTGTATTAGAAGCTGTAGTCCTGGCCTTAATTGGCAGCCTAATAGGTGTGCTACTTAGTGGCTCGGTATCATTAACGCTGCTATTTGCTGATATTCAAATGCCTCCTCCACCGGGGCGCAGCGTAGGCTACCCACTACATATTACGTTCTCATTCATGTTGGCTGCCATCGTCTCTTTAGGCGTGGTGTGTATATGCGCATTGGCGTCTGCCATTGCTGCGAACAAAGGCTTAAAAAAGCCTATTACCGAGGCTCTTATTTATGTTTAG
- a CDS encoding ABC transporter ATP-binding protein has translation MLQFKGLSKFYQTGQVSQQALSNVNEHIRAGEMIALCGPSGSGKSTLLNICGLLDLNYQGELYFDGVKLDKDPQHCMQLRRQQLGFVFQRFNLVPVMSAYENVEYPLMLNKVPSQQRKQRIMQILDAVGMADFAQAKPDRLSGGQQQRIAVARALIHQPRLVIADEPTASLDSHTAHQVVELMKAIGKSHNTTFVIATHDNRMSEHCDRQIELLDGQVLSKEVSACVA, from the coding sequence ATGTTGCAATTTAAAGGCTTAAGTAAGTTTTACCAAACCGGCCAAGTAAGTCAGCAGGCGTTAAGCAATGTTAATGAACATATTCGTGCTGGTGAAATGATTGCCCTTTGCGGCCCATCAGGCTCAGGCAAAAGCACCTTACTTAATATTTGTGGCTTGTTAGATCTTAACTACCAAGGCGAGCTGTATTTTGATGGGGTAAAACTGGATAAAGACCCGCAGCATTGTATGCAGCTACGGCGACAACAGCTGGGCTTTGTATTCCAACGCTTTAATTTAGTGCCAGTAATGAGCGCCTACGAAAACGTAGAGTATCCGCTAATGCTAAATAAAGTGCCTAGCCAACAACGCAAACAGCGCATTATGCAAATTTTAGATGCGGTAGGCATGGCCGACTTTGCGCAAGCTAAACCCGACCGTTTATCGGGGGGCCAACAACAACGCATTGCTGTGGCACGAGCTTTGATTCACCAGCCACGCTTGGTCATTGCCGATGAACCAACAGCTAGCCTCGACAGCCACACCGCCCACCAAGTGGTGGAGCTGATGAAGGCCATTGGCAAAAGCCACAACACCACCTTTGTGATCGCCACTCACGATAACCGTATGAGTGAACATTGCGACCGACAAATAGAACTACTAGACGGACAGGTATTATCCAAGGAGGTTAGCGCATGCGTCGCCTAA
- a CDS encoding PEP-CTERM sorting domain-containing protein (PEP-CTERM proteins occur, often in large numbers, in the proteomes of bacteria that also encode an exosortase, a predicted intramembrane cysteine proteinase. The presence of a PEP-CTERM domain at a protein's C-terminus predicts cleavage within the sorting domain, followed by covalent anchoring to some some component of the (usually Gram-negative) cell surface. Many PEP-CTERM proteins exhibit an unusual sequence composition that includes large numbers of potential glycosylation sites. Expression of one such protein has been shown restore the ability of a bacterium to form floc, a type of biofilm.): MKVMKYAIIVMLMPAISFATPILDQSNDYNPYGTVSAPNPNADAGQLFTVGISGTLDSIELLGWNQATAFEASREHELSLFKVGTEYTPGNALATITQTAEGYSEQWFNFDFSGFNISVEAGDELLMLWSSEGYFKWRYNSFAYENGDRFIRNTYYPEGTFVENRDQIFRTYVTKVPEPSSALLLLGGLVLLITKRSTGRAFDARG; this comes from the coding sequence ATGAAAGTAATGAAGTATGCAATAATCGTAATGTTGATGCCTGCGATAAGTTTCGCAACACCTATATTAGATCAGAGCAATGATTATAATCCTTACGGCACAGTGAGTGCTCCAAATCCTAATGCTGATGCTGGTCAATTATTTACAGTTGGTATATCCGGTACTCTTGATAGTATCGAGTTACTTGGATGGAATCAGGCTACTGCTTTTGAAGCAAGCCGAGAGCATGAGTTAAGCCTTTTTAAGGTTGGTACAGAGTATACTCCCGGTAATGCTCTTGCCACTATCACACAAACTGCTGAAGGTTATTCAGAGCAATGGTTTAACTTCGATTTCAGCGGTTTCAATATTTCTGTCGAAGCTGGAGATGAGTTGTTAATGTTATGGAGCTCCGAAGGGTACTTTAAATGGAGGTATAACTCTTTTGCTTACGAGAACGGCGACCGTTTTATTCGTAACACTTACTATCCAGAAGGTACATTTGTAGAAAATCGAGACCAAATATTTCGAACATATGTAACTAAAGTTCCTGAACCTTCAAGTGCTCTTTTGTTGTTAGGGGGACTGGTACTGCTCATAACAAAGCGTTCAACCGGACGCGCCTTCGACGCGCGCGGTTAA
- a CDS encoding OsmC family protein: MSEYFAIVEWQRQTDEAYTDNHYSRGHHWHFDGGQTVAASSSPHVVPLPYSVEANVDPEEAFVASLSSCHMLFFLSIAAKNRLVVDSYEDKAVGIMALNEQGKMAMTEVKLNPKVTFSGQEVSLTKLEKMHHQAHQQCFIANSVTTKITTNIVV, from the coding sequence ATGTCTGAATACTTCGCCATTGTAGAGTGGCAACGCCAAACCGATGAAGCTTATACCGACAACCATTACAGCCGAGGCCACCATTGGCACTTTGATGGCGGCCAAACTGTTGCAGCCTCGTCGTCACCGCATGTGGTGCCGTTGCCTTACTCGGTAGAAGCAAACGTTGACCCAGAGGAGGCCTTTGTTGCCTCACTATCTAGCTGCCATATGTTATTTTTCTTATCTATCGCGGCGAAAAACCGTTTGGTAGTGGATAGCTATGAAGACAAAGCGGTAGGAATAATGGCCTTAAATGAGCAAGGAAAAATGGCCATGACAGAGGTAAAGCTCAACCCTAAAGTGACTTTTTCAGGGCAAGAGGTGAGTCTAACTAAGCTTGAGAAAATGCATCATCAAGCCCACCAGCAATGTTTTATTGCTAACTCGGTGACCACTAAAATAACAACCAATATTGTGGTTTAG
- a CDS encoding cupin domain-containing protein — MLNMNFDQALAIDTEQMDWLASPSAGVLRKPLEREAKESGHVTSIVQYQPESFFPEHPHPQGEEILVLEGVFSDEHGDYPAGTYIRNPPDSKHSPFSKQGCVIFVKLNQFDVRDLTQVRVNTKQTPWLPGIGGLEVMPLHEFEHEHVALVKWPAGEIFQPHRHFGGEEILVLSGEFKDEHGSYPKLTWLRSPHMSQHHPFVEQETIILVKTGHLPVES, encoded by the coding sequence ATGCTCAACATGAATTTTGACCAAGCCTTGGCGATCGATACCGAACAAATGGACTGGCTAGCTAGCCCCTCTGCTGGGGTATTGCGTAAACCGCTAGAGCGAGAAGCCAAAGAGTCTGGCCATGTCACCAGCATTGTGCAGTATCAGCCAGAGTCTTTTTTCCCTGAACATCCACATCCACAAGGTGAAGAAATCTTGGTATTAGAAGGCGTGTTTTCTGATGAGCATGGCGATTACCCAGCGGGTACCTATATTCGTAATCCGCCAGACAGCAAACATAGCCCTTTTAGCAAACAAGGCTGCGTGATATTTGTGAAACTTAATCAGTTTGATGTGCGCGACCTTACTCAGGTAAGAGTTAATACTAAGCAAACACCTTGGTTGCCGGGCATTGGGGGCTTGGAAGTAATGCCTTTGCATGAGTTTGAGCATGAACATGTTGCATTGGTTAAGTGGCCAGCCGGTGAGATTTTCCAGCCCCATCGTCATTTTGGTGGGGAAGAAATTTTAGTTTTGTCGGGAGAGTTTAAAGACGAACATGGTAGTTATCCTAAACTCACTTGGCTGCGCAGCCCGCATATGAGTCAGCATCACCCTTTTGTTGAGCAGGAAACGATTATCTTGGTGAAAACGGGTCACTTACCGGTAGAGAGTTAA
- a CDS encoding PEP-CTERM sorting domain-containing protein, whose translation MKILPSCCWALVLAASINVAHAVPFYLNLGGTSTAKADYLTTNIHATSALQNGNCTGGLCSPDVNSSFTESGNGNATGLYRNPNTPLYNAGLNNNWAMTFDYNDLSGGFTDTGGVSFDQGGNININFTSVLGYDQNSGEIIYGDSIKVAQLVVNSGSAVMGDVSLTGSFDYSWYDAAIDDALAEDFFSTDYGSLFELWENGDNLVWQLNFNITDNMNTPYLGDEDEAYRDTILNGQFAIVSVSEPGTLALFGIGLIALGLRRQHKKI comes from the coding sequence ATGAAGATACTCCCTTCTTGCTGCTGGGCCTTGGTGCTCGCGGCTAGCATAAACGTAGCCCATGCGGTGCCCTTCTACTTAAATTTAGGTGGTACTAGCACAGCCAAGGCAGACTACTTAACCACTAACATTCATGCTACTTCGGCTCTGCAAAATGGCAACTGCACAGGTGGCTTATGCAGCCCAGATGTCAACTCTAGCTTTACTGAGTCTGGCAACGGCAATGCTACAGGTTTATACCGAAATCCTAATACCCCACTCTATAACGCTGGCTTAAATAATAACTGGGCGATGACCTTTGACTACAACGATTTAAGCGGCGGGTTTACCGATACGGGTGGCGTTAGCTTCGACCAGGGTGGCAACATCAATATTAACTTCACTAGCGTTCTAGGTTACGACCAAAACAGTGGAGAGATTATTTATGGTGACAGCATTAAAGTGGCGCAGCTAGTTGTTAACTCTGGCAGCGCGGTAATGGGTGATGTATCGCTAACCGGGTCTTTTGACTACAGCTGGTACGATGCAGCCATAGACGATGCGCTAGCTGAAGACTTTTTCTCTACCGATTACGGCAGCTTATTTGAGCTTTGGGAAAATGGAGACAACCTAGTGTGGCAGCTTAACTTTAACATCACCGACAATATGAATACTCCTTACCTTGGTGATGAAGATGAAGCCTATCGCGATACCATTCTTAACGGTCAATTTGCCATTGTCTCGGTTTCGGAGCCTGGAACCTTGGCTTTATTTGGCATCGGCCTTATCGCACTAGGTTTACGACGCCAACACAAAAAAATCTAA
- a CDS encoding NIPSNAP family protein, protein MNVIELREYQIKPGKTAQWLNLMEKEILPYQRSKGVEVINSYLYCDDNGDEWFVWLRQFKDEQSRQEICSQLYDQWWINEVRPKVFSLIEERSVKVRTLQAAFSAN, encoded by the coding sequence ATGAATGTGATTGAATTACGTGAGTACCAAATTAAACCTGGAAAAACCGCTCAATGGCTTAATTTGATGGAAAAGGAAATATTGCCCTACCAACGAAGTAAGGGAGTGGAGGTGATTAATAGCTATCTATATTGTGACGACAATGGCGATGAATGGTTTGTTTGGTTGAGGCAGTTTAAAGATGAGCAAAGTCGCCAAGAGATTTGCAGCCAGCTGTATGATCAATGGTGGATTAACGAAGTACGTCCCAAGGTGTTTAGTTTAATTGAAGAGAGGAGTGTAAAAGTACGCACGCTACAAGCGGCTTTTAGCGCAAACTAA
- a CDS encoding LacI family DNA-binding transcriptional regulator, with protein MSVTFKQVAELAGVSTQTVSRVTNGASNVAQETRDKVNAAIDKLGYVPNKGAQLLSGAKSKVIGLITLDVSLHGISIIANNIRIQAQLHGYGTSFAVVDEHAYQKIVTATRELKSQRIEYIIVNLPLTKEEAEQLVELFTDLHFVFIDVPNNSQVNSVSAAHYQGASEAAQLMLKQQRQRLLLITGPHDSTASTLRLQGWLSQIKHFEATVVAQLEGDWLASSGYQLTREALSNGAVIDGVLVASDQMALGVLRALHEHSLAVPQQVAVIGFDDSADSAYFYPPLTTIKQDFAAISAQAVDMLFNDSASEPPFKAFVATQLIERASTQTLDSKTYNKAQIEQLLQQVKNALP; from the coding sequence GTGAGCGTTACATTTAAACAGGTTGCCGAGTTGGCGGGCGTATCTACACAAACGGTTTCTCGGGTAACCAACGGTGCCAGTAATGTTGCCCAAGAAACACGTGACAAAGTAAATGCCGCTATCGACAAACTTGGTTACGTGCCTAATAAAGGAGCGCAGCTATTAAGTGGGGCTAAATCTAAGGTTATTGGTTTAATTACCCTTGATGTATCGCTGCATGGCATTTCGATCATTGCCAACAATATTCGCATTCAAGCCCAATTGCACGGCTACGGCACCTCGTTTGCGGTGGTGGATGAACACGCCTACCAAAAGATCGTAACAGCAACTCGAGAGTTAAAATCACAACGTATTGAATACATCATTGTGAACCTGCCCCTCACTAAAGAAGAAGCCGAGCAATTGGTAGAGCTGTTCACTGATCTGCATTTTGTCTTTATCGATGTTCCCAATAACAGCCAAGTTAACTCGGTGAGTGCCGCTCATTATCAAGGTGCCAGTGAAGCTGCTCAGCTAATGCTTAAGCAGCAACGCCAACGTTTGTTGCTTATTACAGGCCCTCACGATTCAACTGCTTCAACGCTGCGTTTACAGGGGTGGCTTAGCCAAATTAAGCACTTTGAGGCTACTGTGGTTGCTCAACTTGAGGGAGACTGGCTGGCCAGCAGTGGCTATCAACTTACTCGTGAAGCATTAAGCAATGGCGCGGTTATCGACGGCGTATTAGTTGCCAGTGACCAGATGGCCTTGGGAGTATTACGCGCCCTGCACGAGCATAGCCTAGCGGTACCGCAACAGGTTGCGGTAATTGGTTTTGATGACAGCGCCGATAGCGCCTACTTCTACCCTCCGCTTACCACCATTAAGCAAGACTTTGCGGCAATATCGGCCCAGGCGGTAGACATGTTGTTTAATGATTCGGCCAGCGAGCCGCCATTTAAAGCCTTTGTAGCAACCCAGCTAATTGAGCGAGCCAGCACGCAAACCTTAGACTCAAAAACTTACAATAAGGCACAAATCGAGCAGCTACTACAGCAAGTTAAAAATGCATTGCCTTAG